A genomic stretch from Streptomyces sp. QL37 includes:
- the gabT gene encoding 4-aminobutyrate--2-oxoglutarate transaminase, translating to MSDIPQERRVVTAIPGPKSAELQARRVAAVAAGVGSTLPVFTARAGGGIIEDVDGNRLIDFGSGIAVTSVGASAEAVVRRASAQLADFTHTCFMVTPYEGYVEVCEQLAELTPGDHAKKSALFNSGAEAVENAVKIARAYTKRTAVVVFDHGYHGRTNLTMALTAKNMPYKQGFGPFAPEVYRVPVAYGYRWPTGAENAGAEASAQAIDEITKQIGADNVAAIIIEPVLGEGGFIEPAKGFLPAIAQFAKENGIVFVADEIQSGFCRTGQWFACEDEGIVPDLITTAKGIAGGLPLSAVTGRAEIMDAAHAGGLGGTYGGNPVACAGALGAIETMRELDLNGKARRIEEVMKGRLAEMRSKLPNGDIIGDIRGRGAMIAIELVKSGTKEPDAAAAGALAKACHAEGLLVLTCGTYGNVLRFLPPLVIGEDLLNEGLDIIEQAFARL from the coding sequence ATGTCCGACATCCCGCAGGAGCGCCGCGTCGTCACCGCCATCCCCGGCCCGAAGTCGGCCGAGCTGCAGGCCCGCCGTGTCGCGGCGGTCGCCGCAGGTGTGGGTTCCACGCTGCCGGTCTTCACCGCTCGGGCGGGCGGCGGAATCATCGAGGACGTGGACGGCAACCGGCTGATCGACTTCGGTTCCGGTATCGCCGTGACCTCGGTGGGCGCCTCCGCCGAGGCCGTCGTACGCCGCGCCTCGGCGCAGCTCGCCGACTTCACCCACACCTGTTTCATGGTCACGCCGTACGAGGGGTACGTCGAGGTCTGCGAGCAGCTCGCCGAGCTGACGCCGGGCGACCACGCCAAGAAGTCGGCGCTGTTCAACTCGGGCGCCGAGGCCGTCGAGAACGCGGTGAAGATCGCCCGTGCGTACACCAAGCGCACCGCGGTCGTCGTCTTCGACCACGGCTACCACGGCCGGACGAACCTCACGATGGCGCTGACGGCGAAGAACATGCCGTACAAGCAGGGCTTCGGTCCCTTCGCGCCCGAGGTGTACCGCGTGCCGGTGGCGTACGGCTACCGCTGGCCGACCGGCGCGGAGAACGCCGGCGCCGAGGCGTCCGCGCAGGCCATCGACGAGATCACCAAGCAGATCGGCGCGGACAACGTCGCCGCGATCATCATCGAGCCGGTCCTCGGCGAGGGCGGCTTCATCGAGCCGGCCAAGGGCTTCCTCCCGGCGATCGCGCAGTTCGCGAAGGAGAACGGCATCGTCTTCGTCGCGGACGAGATCCAGTCCGGCTTCTGCCGCACCGGCCAGTGGTTCGCCTGCGAGGACGAGGGCATCGTGCCCGACCTGATCACCACGGCCAAGGGCATCGCGGGCGGCCTCCCGCTCTCCGCCGTGACCGGCCGCGCCGAGATCATGGACGCCGCCCACGCCGGCGGCCTCGGCGGGACGTACGGCGGGAACCCGGTGGCCTGCGCGGGTGCGCTCGGTGCCATCGAGACGATGCGCGAGCTGGACCTGAACGGGAAGGCGCGGCGCATCGAGGAGGTCATGAAGGGCCGCCTCGCCGAGATGCGGTCGAAGCTCCCGAACGGCGACATCATCGGGGACATCCGCGGCCGTGGCGCCATGATCGCGATCGAGCTGGTGAAGTCCGGCACGAAGGAGCCCGACGCGGCCGCCGCGGGGGCACTGGCCAAGGCCTGTCACGCGGAGGGTCTGCTGGTGCTGACCTGTGGCACCTACGGCAACGTCCTGCGCTTCCTGCCGCCGCTCGTCATCGGTGAGGACCTGCTGAACGAGGGCCTGGACATCATCGAGCAGGCGTTCGCGCGGCTCTGA
- a CDS encoding glycoside hydrolase family 18 protein, whose amino-acid sequence MERTGSRPPVRLSGPAAVLSAVLLAAGALVATAPAAGAADVDLASNGGFEAGLEGWSCTGGSGAAVSAPVHSGTSALKATPAGSDNARCSQTVTVKPDSTYTLGAWVQGSYVYLGASGTGTTDVSTWTQSAGAYKQLTTSFRTGPATTSVTVYTHGWYGTPAYHADDLTLTGPGGDPVTVPATPTGLRAGTATASSVPLSWSASAGATGYRVYRGGTKILDTTGTSATVTGLTASSAYSFQVSAVNAAGESAKSAAVGVTTATGGGGGGDAGLPAHALVGYLHSSFANGSGYTRLSDVPDSWDVINLAFGEPTSVTSGDIRFSLCPVAECPGVESEAEFKAAVKAKQAAGKKVLISIGGQNGQVQLGSTAARDTFVSSVSKIIDTYGLDGLDIDFEGHSLSLNTGDTDFRSPTTPVIVNLISAVKSLKAKYGDDFVLTMAPETFFVQLGYQYYGSGPWGGQDPRAGAYLPVIHALRDDLTLLHVQDYNSGSIMGLDNQYHSMGGADFHIAMTDMLLTGFPVAGDRTKVFPALRPEQVAFGLPASTQAGNGHTSPAEVTKALNCLTRKTDCGSYQTHGTWSGLRGLMTWSINWDRFNNWEFSKNFDAYFGG is encoded by the coding sequence GTGGAACGCACAGGATCCAGACCACCCGTCCGTCTCTCCGGACCCGCCGCGGTCCTCTCCGCCGTGCTGCTCGCCGCCGGCGCCCTGGTCGCCACGGCGCCGGCCGCCGGAGCGGCCGACGTGGATCTGGCGAGCAACGGCGGCTTCGAGGCGGGACTGGAGGGCTGGAGCTGCACCGGCGGCAGCGGTGCGGCCGTCAGCGCGCCCGTGCACAGCGGCACTTCGGCGCTCAAGGCGACACCGGCGGGCAGTGACAACGCCCGCTGCTCCCAGACGGTGACCGTGAAACCCGACTCCACCTACACGCTGGGCGCGTGGGTGCAGGGCAGCTACGTCTATCTCGGGGCGTCCGGCACCGGGACCACCGACGTCTCCACCTGGACCCAGTCCGCCGGTGCGTACAAACAGCTCACCACCAGCTTCCGGACCGGCCCCGCGACCACGTCGGTGACGGTCTACACCCACGGCTGGTACGGCACCCCCGCCTACCACGCCGACGACCTCACCCTGACCGGACCGGGCGGTGACCCCGTCACCGTGCCCGCCACCCCCACCGGACTGCGGGCCGGCACGGCCACCGCGTCCTCCGTCCCGCTGTCCTGGTCGGCGTCCGCCGGAGCCACCGGCTACCGCGTCTACCGCGGCGGTACGAAGATCCTGGACACCACCGGAACCTCGGCGACCGTCACCGGGCTGACCGCCTCGTCCGCGTACAGCTTCCAGGTCAGCGCGGTCAACGCCGCGGGTGAGTCGGCGAAGTCGGCGGCCGTGGGTGTCACCACCGCCACGGGCGGCGGGGGAGGGGGCGACGCCGGCCTCCCGGCCCACGCCCTCGTCGGCTATCTCCACTCCAGCTTCGCCAACGGCTCCGGATACACGCGGCTGTCCGACGTCCCCGACTCGTGGGACGTCATCAACCTCGCCTTCGGCGAGCCGACGTCCGTGACGTCCGGTGACATCCGCTTCTCGCTCTGCCCCGTGGCCGAGTGCCCGGGCGTGGAGAGCGAGGCGGAGTTCAAGGCCGCGGTCAAGGCCAAGCAGGCCGCGGGCAAGAAGGTCCTGATCTCCATCGGTGGCCAGAACGGCCAGGTCCAGCTGGGCTCGACCGCCGCCCGCGACACCTTCGTCTCCTCGGTGTCCAAGATCATCGACACCTACGGTCTGGACGGCCTGGACATCGACTTCGAGGGCCACTCGCTCTCGCTGAACACCGGTGACACCGACTTCCGCAGCCCGACGACCCCGGTGATCGTGAACCTGATCTCCGCGGTCAAGTCCCTCAAGGCCAAGTACGGCGACGACTTCGTCCTCACCATGGCCCCCGAGACCTTCTTCGTGCAGCTCGGCTACCAGTACTACGGATCCGGGCCCTGGGGCGGCCAGGACCCGCGCGCCGGCGCCTACCTGCCCGTCATCCACGCCCTGCGTGACGACCTCACCCTGCTGCACGTCCAGGACTACAACTCGGGTTCGATCATGGGCCTGGACAACCAGTACCACTCGATGGGCGGCGCCGACTTCCACATCGCCATGACCGACATGCTGCTCACCGGCTTCCCGGTCGCGGGTGACCGGACCAAGGTCTTCCCGGCGCTCCGTCCCGAGCAGGTCGCCTTCGGCCTTCCGGCCTCCACCCAGGCCGGCAACGGCCACACCTCACCGGCCGAGGTCACCAAGGCGCTGAACTGCCTGACCAGGAAGACCGACTGCGGCTCGTACCAGACCCACGGCACCTGGTCGGGGCTGCGGGGGCTCATGACGTGGTCCATCAACTGGGACCGCTTCAACAACTGGGAGTTCTCGAAGAACTTCGACGCCTACTTCGGCGGCTGA